A region of the Romboutsia hominis genome:
ATTTACAGCTCCACATTCGCCTATAACACTTAAGCATCCTTCATCTCCTAATTGCTCTCCAGAAGTTTCTATTATTTCTGGATTTATAAGTTCTATTATACCATCACCGATATCTATAACAGCAACTCTCTTTAATACTCCTACTTGAGGTGCAGCAAGACCTACACCATCTGCATGATACATTGTTTCTGCCATATCATCTAATAATTGTATTAATCTATCATCTATTTTTTCTACCTTTTTTGCTTTTTTTCTTAAAATAGGGTCTCCTATTTGAACTATTTCTCTTAACGCCATTTTTGTCTCCTCCTATATTTTATAATATGTTGTTTGGATTAATATCTATGGATACATTAACCTCTTTATTAAACACTACGTCTCGTTTTGTTATACATATATATTTTATTATACCTTTTAATAGATTTATTTCAATATCCTCATCCTTAAATAATATCTGCCATCTATAATTTTGGTTTATTTTTGATATTGAACATGGGTTTGGACCTAATATGAAATCAAAATTATTTATACCCCTAGATTTGAGAAGATAAATAATTGAATCATACATATTCTTAGCATTTTGCTTTACTATATGTTCATTTTCACCGCTTATTACAACACTTACCATATTGTTAAAAGGAGCATATCCAAATGCTTTTCTGATTTTTATTTCATCTTCATAAAATCCTTCATAATCATAGTTTATGGCTCTTCTTATAGCATAGTGATCTGTATCATAAGTTTGAAGAATAACCTTACCTTCCTTATCAGATCTTCCTGCCCGTCCTGAAACTTGAGTTACTAGCTGAAATGTAGTTTCAAAACTTTTAAAATCCGGAAAATTCAATATCATATCTGCTGATAATATTCCTACTAAGGTTACATTGTCAAAGTCTAATCCCTTACTCAACATCTGTGTTCCTATTAATATGTCTGCTTCTTTATTTTTAAATTTATTAAGAATTTCTTCTAATGAACCTTTTTTAGAGGTAGTATCTTTATCCATTCTAAGAATTTTTGCATCTTTGAATATATTTTTTAACTCTTCCTCTATCTTTTGAGTTCCTATTCCAAAAGGTTTTACATAGTTGCTTCCACATTCCGGGCACTCATGAGGTATTTCTTTTTCATAACCACAATAATGGCACCTTCCTATGTTATTTATTTTGTGATATGTTAATGATATATCACAATTTTCACATTGAAATACATAACTACAGTTTCTACATGATACAAAACTTGCATAACCTCTTCTATTTAAAAATAATATTACCTGATTATTATTTTTAATAGCAGTTTCTATTTCTTGTTGTAGTCTTATGCTAAATATACTCTTATTTCCATTATTTAGTTCTAATTTCATATCTACAACTTCAATTTTTGGAAGCGGTCTTTTATTAGCTCTAGATTTTATTTCTATTAATTCATACTCTTTATTGCAAGCTTTATAGTATTCTTCAACAGATGGAGTTGCAGAACCTAATATCAACGATATATTTTCCTTGTGCGACATATACCTAGCAACTTCTATAGTGCTAAATTTAGGGTTTTTCTCTGACTTATATGAAGACTCATGAAATTCATCTATTATTATTACACCTAAGTTTTTAAATGGAGCAAATAATGCAGATCTTGCACCTATTAATATTCTTATTTTGCCTGCTTTTATAGCTTTATACACATCATGTTTTTGACCTTCTGATAATTGACTATGAAATACTCCTACTATATCTCCAAACCTATTTTTTAATCTATCTATAGTTTGTGGAGTTAGAGATATCTCTGGTACTAAAAATATACTATCTAAACCCTGATTTAGTGCATAATCTATAACTTCCATATATACTTCTGTCTTACCACTACCTGTTACACCATGAATCATGTAAGGTTTTTTATTTTCTTCAAACATCTCTGATGTTATTTTATTAACAGCATATAATTGCTCTTTATTTAATTTTATATCTTTATAGTCCGTGCTATATATATCTTTAGGCCTTCTATAATAATCTCTTATTTCTAAATTAATTAAATTCTTATCATATAATGATGTTATGCTTTTTTTAGATGCATTTAACAATTCCATTATATCATTTATTTCACTATTATCATTGTACTTTAAAAAGTTTATAACTTCTTTTTGCTTACTTCCTAGGGCTATCTTATTGTTTTTTATATATTCATCTATATAATCACTATCAATAGCTAATGATACATAGCATATTTTCTTTTCATTTTTATGATCTTTATATTCCCATAAAATATCTATTATATTTTTTTTATTAAGTCTGTAAAGTATATTATTTATATTATTTATAGACTTTAATTTATCTATTTTTATCTTTCCTTTGTTATCTAGTATAGAATTTACTACTATCTGCTCATCTTCATTTAATGAACTAATTACACCTTTTATTTCTAATTGGTCTAAATTTCTTATATCGCTATTTAAAACTGCAACTTTATAATTATTTAACTTATATCCTTTTGGATATATTAAGTTTATACAATCTATATATGTGCACAGATATCTATTTTTCATCCATTTTACCAATTCTAAATCTTCTTTTGAAAATATAGGCTCTTTATCTAATACATCTATAATTTCTTTTAACCTTATGTTATCTTCTACTTTATTATTTATCTCAAAGACAAAGGCTTCTGTAGGTTTATTTCCTCTACCAAAAGGAACTAAAACTCTATGACCTACTTTTAAATCATCTATTAAAAGATTTGAAAATTTGTATGTAAATAAATTGTCTGTATGTATAGTATTGCTTCTTACTACTAATTTCGCATACTTTTCCATTATAAAACATCTATCTCCTACTCGTATTAACTAGATTATGTCCTTTTTAATAGCTATTTACTCAATTATACCTCTTGCTAAAAATAAAAGCATCTAAATTAATAGATGCTTATCTTTGTAGTAACTTATTGACATTATCTAATATAACATCTGCCACTTCTTCTTTTTTCATTTTTGGATATTCTGTAATATTTCCATCTTTATCTATAATCTTAACTATATTAGTATCTACACCAAATCCAGCGCCTTTTTTAGTTAAATCATTAGCTACAATAAAATCTAGATTCTTTTTCTTTATTTTACCTTTAGCATTTTCTATAAGGTCATTAGTTTCTGCTGCAAATCCAACTAGTATTTTATCTTTTTTTATCTTGCCTATTTCATAAGCTATATCTTTATTTCTTTCTAATTCTATAGATAAATCATCATCAGATTTTTTTATTTTCTTATTAGAATAGTTTTTAGGCTTATAATCTGCTACTGCTGCACTTTTTATTACAACTTGATTATCATCTAAGTTTTCTAAAACTGCATTATACATATCCTCAGCACTTTCTATTTTTATAAGCTTTTTTATATTTTTAGGAACTTCTAGATTAGTTTGTCCTGATATTAAAGTTACATTAGCACCTCTATTTGCTGCTTGAGTTGCAATTGCATATCCCATCTTACCTGTAGATCTATTGCTTATAAATCTCATTGGATCTATGCTTTCTACTGTAGGTCCAGCAGTAACTATTATATTTTTACCAATTAAATCTTGCTTTTGTGTAAGTAAATTAACTACTTCATTTACTATTACCTCTGGTGATGCTAACTTACCTTTTCCAGTATCTCCACAAGCAAGTCTTCCACTTTCTGGATCTACAAAATTACAACCTAGTTCCTTTAATATTTTTATATTTCTTTGAAGTACAGGATTTTCATACATATTAGTATTCATAGCAGGTGCTATTAATACTTTTGCCTTAGTAGCCATAACTGTTGTTGTAAGCATGTCATCAGCTATGCCATTAGCCATTTTACCTATGAAGTTAGCAGTTGCAGGTGCTATTAAAAATACATCTGCTTTTTTAGCTAGTGATACATGCTCTACATCCCAAGTTTTTGGTTCTTCAAACATATCACAAACTACATAGTTTTGGCTTAATGATTGAAATGATAATGGAGTTACAAATTCAGTAGCAGCTTTAGTCATTATAACATGAACATTTACACCTAATTTTCTAAGTCTACTTACTACATCTAATGATTTGTATACAGCTATTCCTCCACTTACTCCTAGTACAACAGTTTTACCTTTTAACATAAGAATTACTCCTCTTCTGTAATTTTTTGTTCTAAGTGCTTTTCAGCTTCATTTAAATCTATTTCTTCTTGAGTTAATAATCTATAGCTTATTTTACCATCAGCAACTTCTTGAGTCGCTATAGTTACAGGTTTGTTATCTCTAGTTTTTGTAGTTGTTATAGGCTCAGCACCGTCTATTATTTCTCTAGCTCTTTTTGCTACTGTTCCAACTAAATAATATCTGTTGTCTATTTTGTTTAATACTTCATTTATTGATGGTTTTAACATTTTATAATTCCTCCTTGAATTTTGCTATTATATTATTTTTATATCTATTAACTTTATTTTTTTCCGCTAATATTATACTTTCTAATTCTTTTACTGATGTATTTACATCTTTATTCACTACAAAATAGTCGTAATCAGATATTTTGTTTATTTCTTCAAATGCACAACTAAATCTTTTGTGTATTTCTTCTTCTGTTTCTGTTCCTCTTCCAACTATTCTATTTTTTAATTCTTCAAGAGATGGCGGTAATACAAATATAAATACACCCTCTGGATATACATCTTTTATTTGCTTAGCTCCTTGCATTTCTATCTCTAATATGACATCTTGTCCATTTTCTAAAGATTCTATTATAGCAGCCTTTGGTGTACCATAAAAATTGTCATAAATTTGAGCATACTCTAAAAATTCACCATTATTTATCATCGTTTGGAATTTTTCTTTTTCTAAAAAGAAGTAATTAACTCCATCAACTTCGCCATTTCTTGGCTTTCTAGTTGTTGCTGATACCGATAATTTTATATCGTGATTTTTGTTTAGTAGCTCTTTGCATATTGTACCTTTACCAGCTCCTGATGGACCAGATACAACTAATAATAGCCCTTTTTTCTTAAGCATTACTATCTTCCTTTCTGATATACAAGTTTCATTATTATATATTTTATTATTATTTATTCTATATTTTGTATTTGCTCTCTTATTTTCTCTAATTCAGATTTAACTTCTACTACTAAATTAGTTATATTTAAGTCTGATGATTTTGATCCTATTGTATTTGTTTCTCTGTTCATTTCTTGTATTAGGAAGTCTATCTTTCTTCCTATTGATTCGTCTTTTACTATAGTCTTTTTTAATTGCTCTATATGACTTTTAAATCTTACTATTTCCTCTGTTATACTGCTTTTATCTGCATATATTGCAACTTCTTGTGCCAATCTATTTTCATCTATTATGCTAGGATTTTCTAGTATCTCAGATATTCTAGTATTTAATTTTTCTTTATAATCAATAACAACATTATATGAATACTTTTCAATTTCTTCAATATAATTTTTAAGAAGGTCACATCTCATTATAACATCTTCTGCTAATTTTTTACCTTCTTCTATTCTCATTTCTTTTAAATTACTTAAAGCTTCTTCTAAAGATTTTTTAAGCATTTCCCATAAAAATTCTTCATCTTCTTCTTTTTCTTCAGCTTTTATTATGTCAGGAAACTTAGCTATATTCATAACGCTTATATCATCTATTAAATCAAACTTATTTTTTATTTGATTTAATATTCCTACATATTGACTAGCTAATACTTCATCGAATTTTAAGTTTACATCTTCACTACCTAATACGTCAAGCTTTATGTATAAATCAACTCTACCTCTTTTTACATAATTTTTTATTAAGTTTCTTGCCTTTTCTTCTAAAAATGATATCTTTCTTGGTAATCTTATATTTATATCTGCATATTTATGATTTATAGTCTTACACTCTATTAAAAAATAATAGTTATCATCTTTATATTCTCCTCTACCAAAGCCAGTCATACTTATTGCCATATTATACCTCCAAAATACCTTCACATATTTTAACTGCAGGCCCTGTCATATATATACAGTCCTCATTTATATCTATTTTTACACATCCACCTTGTGATGTTACATATACATTTTTATCTAATTTTCTTAAAAAATTTCCTATAACTGCTGATGCTGTCATTCCTGTACCACATCCTAAAGTATAACCACATCCTCTTTCCCAAGTAGCTACTTTTATATTATTATTATCTTCAATTTTTACAAAGTTTACATTAGTGCCTTTTAAAAACATTTTATTTTTTTCTATTTCACTTCCATATTTATGTACATCATTTAAGTTTATATCATCTACAAAAACAACAGTATGAGGAACTCCCATTAACATAGAGCTTACTATAAATTCTTTATCTTTTACTTTTATCTTTTGCTCTAAGAAAGTTTCCATAGTATGAATCATAGATATGTTTTTACACAAGAAGCTTCCACTTCCCATATTAACTTTTACTAAACTTGTTATATTATCCTCTTTGTTTATATTTACTTCTTTTATTCCATCAAGAGTTTCTATTTTAAAATTTTCTTTTAATACTATCTCATTGTCATAAACATATTTAGCAAAACATCTAAGTCCATTTCCACACATAGATGCTATCGACCCATCAGAATTATAATATAACATTTTAACATCTGCTATGTTAGATTTCTTAACAATTAAAAGCCCATCAGCACCTACTGAAAATTTTCTATTACATACTTTTTTTGCTATTTTTTCGTATTCATCATATTGATTAAACCTTTGGTCTATAACTATAAAATCATTCCCTATCCCATGTAATTTCCAAAATTCCATACTATCCCCCTCTAATTTAATCCCTAACTTAATATTATACAATATATTAATAAGAAAGGGAAATTATATAGATATAAAATTTGTTTTTATCCCCTTATAATTAATTATATACTTTCTTTAATTAATTTTGATAAATATTCACAATATACTTATATTATGTAATAATTATTATATATTGTTCATCTAAGAAAGGAGCGATTATTATGGCTTTAGATGGTTTAGTTATACATTCTATAGTAAACGAGCTACAATCAAAGATTTTAGGAGGTAAGATAGATAAAGTATACCAACCTGAAAACGATGAAGTTGTTTTACATATAAGAAACAATAAAGAGAACTTTAAATTAGTATTAAGTGCTAGTGCCTCAAATCCAAGGGTATATTTAGCTAAGGATTATAAAAAAGAAAATCCTATAAATGCCCCTATGTTTTGTATGCTTTTTAGAAAACATATACAAGGAGGTAATATAGTAAATATATCTCAGGTAGGTTTTGAAAGAATAGTAAAAATAAGTGTAGAGTCTCTTGATGAGTTGAAGGAAAAAACTACAAAGGATATATATATAGAAATAATGGGTAGACACAGTAATATAATACTTACTCATTCAAATGATAATAAAATAATAGACTCAGCAAAGAGAATACCTCCTAGCATAAGTAGGGTTAGACAGATACTCCCAGGTATGACTTACAATCTACCTCCTGCTCAAGATAAATTAAATCCTTTAGATGATATATCTGAAGATGAATTTATAAAAGAATTAGAATCTTTTGATGGTAACTTATACAAGTCTATTTACTCTAGGTTTTTAGGCATAAGCCCTGTTATTTCCAAGGAAATTTGTCATAGAGCAAACATAAATGAAAATTTAAGTACATCTGAGTATTCTTTTGATGATTTAAGATCTTTATATAAAGAGTTTAAAGGTTTATTTAAAGATATGAAAAATAATATCTATTCTCCATGTGTTGTAGTAGATGAAAGTGTTGATAAAATCATAGATTTTAGTTGCGTAGATTTAACAATGTTTAAAGATTTATCTTTTGT
Encoded here:
- the def gene encoding peptide deformylase: MALREIVQIGDPILRKKAKKVEKIDDRLIQLLDDMAETMYHADGVGLAAPQVGVLKRVAVIDIGDGIIELINPEIIETSGEQLGDEGCLSVIGECGAVNRPYYVTVRAFNRQGQYVEIKAEEFLARAFCHEIDHLDGVLFVDKVQK
- the priA gene encoding primosomal protein N', producing the protein MEKYAKLVVRSNTIHTDNLFTYKFSNLLIDDLKVGHRVLVPFGRGNKPTEAFVFEINNKVEDNIRLKEIIDVLDKEPIFSKEDLELVKWMKNRYLCTYIDCINLIYPKGYKLNNYKVAVLNSDIRNLDQLEIKGVISSLNEDEQIVVNSILDNKGKIKIDKLKSINNINNILYRLNKKNIIDILWEYKDHKNEKKICYVSLAIDSDYIDEYIKNNKIALGSKQKEVINFLKYNDNSEINDIMELLNASKKSITSLYDKNLINLEIRDYYRRPKDIYSTDYKDIKLNKEQLYAVNKITSEMFEENKKPYMIHGVTGSGKTEVYMEVIDYALNQGLDSIFLVPEISLTPQTIDRLKNRFGDIVGVFHSQLSEGQKHDVYKAIKAGKIRILIGARSALFAPFKNLGVIIIDEFHESSYKSEKNPKFSTIEVARYMSHKENISLILGSATPSVEEYYKACNKEYELIEIKSRANKRPLPKIEVVDMKLELNNGNKSIFSIRLQQEIETAIKNNNQVILFLNRRGYASFVSCRNCSYVFQCENCDISLTYHKINNIGRCHYCGYEKEIPHECPECGSNYVKPFGIGTQKIEEELKNIFKDAKILRMDKDTTSKKGSLEEILNKFKNKEADILIGTQMLSKGLDFDNVTLVGILSADMILNFPDFKSFETTFQLVTQVSGRAGRSDKEGKVILQTYDTDHYAIRRAINYDYEGFYEDEIKIRKAFGYAPFNNMVSVVISGENEHIVKQNAKNMYDSIIYLLKSRGINNFDFILGPNPCSISKINQNYRWQILFKDEDIEINLLKGIIKYICITKRDVVFNKEVNVSIDINPNNIL
- the coaBC gene encoding bifunctional phosphopantothenoylcysteine decarboxylase/phosphopantothenate--cysteine ligase CoaBC: MLKGKTVVLGVSGGIAVYKSLDVVSRLRKLGVNVHVIMTKAATEFVTPLSFQSLSQNYVVCDMFEEPKTWDVEHVSLAKKADVFLIAPATANFIGKMANGIADDMLTTTVMATKAKVLIAPAMNTNMYENPVLQRNIKILKELGCNFVDPESGRLACGDTGKGKLASPEVIVNEVVNLLTQKQDLIGKNIIVTAGPTVESIDPMRFISNRSTGKMGYAIATQAANRGANVTLISGQTNLEVPKNIKKLIKIESAEDMYNAVLENLDDNQVVIKSAAVADYKPKNYSNKKIKKSDDDLSIELERNKDIAYEIGKIKKDKILVGFAAETNDLIENAKGKIKKKNLDFIVANDLTKKGAGFGVDTNIVKIIDKDGNITEYPKMKKEEVADVILDNVNKLLQR
- the rpoZ gene encoding DNA-directed RNA polymerase subunit omega, producing MLKPSINEVLNKIDNRYYLVGTVAKRAREIIDGAEPITTTKTRDNKPVTIATQEVADGKISYRLLTQEEIDLNEAEKHLEQKITEEE
- the gmk gene encoding guanylate kinase; this encodes MLKKKGLLLVVSGPSGAGKGTICKELLNKNHDIKLSVSATTRKPRNGEVDGVNYFFLEKEKFQTMINNGEFLEYAQIYDNFYGTPKAAIIESLENGQDVILEIEMQGAKQIKDVYPEGVFIFVLPPSLEELKNRIVGRGTETEEEIHKRFSCAFEEINKISDYDYFVVNKDVNTSVKELESIILAEKNKVNRYKNNIIAKFKEEL
- a CDS encoding YicC/YloC family endoribonuclease, producing MAISMTGFGRGEYKDDNYYFLIECKTINHKYADINIRLPRKISFLEEKARNLIKNYVKRGRVDLYIKLDVLGSEDVNLKFDEVLASQYVGILNQIKNKFDLIDDISVMNIAKFPDIIKAEEKEEDEEFLWEMLKKSLEEALSNLKEMRIEEGKKLAEDVIMRCDLLKNYIEEIEKYSYNVVIDYKEKLNTRISEILENPSIIDENRLAQEVAIYADKSSITEEIVRFKSHIEQLKKTIVKDESIGRKIDFLIQEMNRETNTIGSKSSDLNITNLVVEVKSELEKIREQIQNIE
- the dapF gene encoding diaminopimelate epimerase — protein: MEFWKLHGIGNDFIVIDQRFNQYDEYEKIAKKVCNRKFSVGADGLLIVKKSNIADVKMLYYNSDGSIASMCGNGLRCFAKYVYDNEIVLKENFKIETLDGIKEVNINKEDNITSLVKVNMGSGSFLCKNISMIHTMETFLEQKIKVKDKEFIVSSMLMGVPHTVVFVDDINLNDVHKYGSEIEKNKMFLKGTNVNFVKIEDNNNIKVATWERGCGYTLGCGTGMTASAVIGNFLRKLDKNVYVTSQGGCVKIDINEDCIYMTGPAVKICEGILEV